A stretch of Episyrphus balteatus chromosome 2, idEpiBalt1.1, whole genome shotgun sequence DNA encodes these proteins:
- the LOC129909758 gene encoding protein roadkill-like yields MEEQQSNRVVITDVDHEVLQEMLQFIYTGESPNLAKMANHLFAAADKYALESLKALSEEALFYALSIETVAETLALAVMHSAEKLKEKTIEFFKNHSKDIVKTNEWKNLAKTNPIVLAEAFEALLTQNDNDQIMHDEKIEITK; encoded by the coding sequence ATGGAAGAGCAACAATCTAATCGAGTTGTCATAACCGATGTTGATCATGAAGTTCTTCAAGAGATGCTTCAGTTCATTTATACAGGTGAATCGCCGAATTTAGCAAAAATGGCAAATCATCTTTTTGCTGCTGCTGATAAATATGCTTTGGAATCGTTGAAAGCCTTATCCGAAGAAGCATTGTTTTATGCATTGTCAATTGAGACAGTAGCTGAGACTTTAGCTTTAGCTGTTATGCACAGTGCAGAAAAGCTAAAAGAGAAAACTatcgaatttttcaaaaatcattccaAGGACATTGTTAAAACTAATGAATggaaaaatttggcaaaaactAATCCAATTGTATTAGCTGAAGCGTTTGAAGCATTACTTACACAAAATGACAATGATCAAATAATGCACgatgaaaaaatagaaattacaaaataa